The following coding sequences lie in one Microcoleus sp. AS-A8 genomic window:
- a CDS encoding tetratricopeptide repeat protein, giving the protein MWGVAQNNLGCAYRDRIRGDRAQNLEQAIACYQRALQVRTPETVPTDWAMTEWHLVKRDRQPSSLPCLTFTLP; this is encoded by the coding sequence TCTGGGCTGTGCCTACCGTGATCGCATTCGAGGAGACCGAGCGCAGAATTTGGAACAAGCGATCGCCTGTTATCAAAGAGCATTGCAAGTGCGTACCCCGGAGACAGTGCCAACAGATTGGGCTATGACCGAATGGCACTTAGTTAAGCGCGATCGCCAACCGTCATCCCTGCCGTGCTTAACTTTCACGCTCCCGTAG